AACTTACCTGCGGTCACACAATGAACGCTGACAAGTACACAGTGACTCTGTGTAAAGGCTAGGGACGCTCCACTTAAGTCTCTAAGCTCATCGCTGCCACCATGGCAAGTCGTATGGATGTCTCACGGAGGATGGAGTTACATGTGGATCTTAAGAATTCTGTCTTTTAGACAGTGAATCGGTGCTCAAGCAGATCAGGAATGAAAGTCTTTggctacgttcagactgcaggctcaagtgacccaaatccgattttttttgcccctatgcgacctgtatctgatctttgcATGACAATCTGAACGACACAGAtctgattttttcaaatgcaacCCACAAATGTCACTATTctgcgttcaagcaaaacacgtctTTGGCAGCCCGAAGACGTGTGTCTTGCCGTGAGTGTTAAAAAACAGGTGCTCACATATCTAGGTGAAGGTTGCTCTTGTCATtctaaaattctgaatgaagtctgcatctgtgaagcctctcacatcactatccaccactcctggctgcgactctgcacccacacagttctctggacagacgttgctgccactgccccacaaaatGCCAGGGCcgaaatcctggctctcttcattcttgaccttctccttaaaacgattaagttataaatatgccggctccggctggacaacaactttaaaatggccagacatgctctactgttagcgtccatgtttacttccgtaaacactgaacacgctctctgcgtgtcgttgttgtgtcctcttctgcgcatgcgggacacttttgggtcgtgtgaggttcacacaggagatcacatacaagtcgcattttatcggaaatgtgaacgaactcacaaaaaaatccgatttcacaaaaaaattggaattgagcattaagccctgcagtgtgaacgtagccttTGTTGGCAACCAAGTCTTAGAAATCCTCAAGGTTTCAAAACTCTCCCCATGGAGGCATGTAAACGCTGCAAATAATCCAGCTGATGTGGCCTCCAGAGGTTTGAAAGTGGATGCACTTCTCAAAAATGTGACTTGGGTGTCAGGTCCCCAGCTTCTTATTCCACCTGAGAGTGCAAGGTCTGATAATCCTGAGGATGTACATCAACTTCCAGTAGATGACTGCGAAGTCAAGAAAGCTGTGGCAGTGGATGCTGTTCAGGCCAGAGGAGGTTGATGCTGAGACTTCCATGATAGAGTATTATTCATCCTGGACTGGTCTAAGAAAACCTGCTATCCGGATCTCAAGTTTGAAGAAGTAGCTTATGGATATTCACATTGAATGTTTAAAACCCAGATGGAGGTTTTGAAAGAAGACGGTCTTCACTCCTGTGAAGTGAAATGATCCTAATGGTCTGGAAGCACTGATGCCAAACCATCTGTCGCAATGAAAACTGTACCATCTTCACCACCAGGGGACTGGGGACTCGACAGCGACGGAAGCAAGTTCGATACAAGTCAGGAAAGGATGGGTTAAAGAATAGTTACCTGAAGTGTGGGCCTTCCAGAGGTGGTCTCAAGTGAACCGGAATGTGATCCCAGGAGTAACAGCGTTGAGCACAAACAATGCAATCTGTCAAACTGCATAGGCTCTACAAATATttcaacaagaaaaagaaagggaaaaaaaaggatttgGGTGTCAGGAGtggattaaaacaaaaacaagttgcTTGGACCAATCCAATAACAAAGATCTGCCTGCTACAGGAAGCTGAAAGAAGAGCAGCTGCTACACTCTGACCTCCTCcttcactttgattttgaaTTGTTCTTTTATTATAAGGTTAGAGGGCCATACTGATTGTTGCTAGTATTATTTTGTGATCAAACTGAACAGAGGGATAGTGGGTCACATGGATATGGGCGGGGATAATAAAGCTAATAAAATCACCTGTTACCGTGTTATTTTCCTTTGATCGCTGTGATGACTTTCATTATGAGTTTGAGTACATTATCATGAGCTGATCAGATTTATTTCTTCAATAAAATGCGCGACCTACTCCTTCAAATCTCGGTGAATTCTTTTGTCTAGTGCGTCAGACGAACAGTCAAACCTCAGTCCCTGAGCGACTCCTGTTGGTCGACGTTGCTATCGTGTGAATTACCTGTGAGGTGGACATGCGGGATGTGTCCTGGCGTCCCGTcaggtctgaggaggagatgtTGACAGGTGCTCCACGATGAAGACGCATGCTCaccttcctctccttctccatACCTGAATGTCAAAAAGGTACAAGGCGTCCAATTATAGGAATACATACAACTCAGGGTCAAGGCGTAAAATGAATCAAAGAACATGAAGGATAATGAAATTCCAATCaatgcaggaaaaacaacaaaacttgaGCATAAGAAGTGTGTGCTGACCTGTGTGTGAGGCGGGGTTGAGCGGGGATGGGGCTGCGACATCCTGAGGTGCCCTGGCTCTTCCTGAGGCCGAGGCCATGCCCCTGGCCCCGGGGTTCCTGCCATGCCTCAGCCTCTCCTCACGCTCCCGGCGTTCCCGCTCTGCATCTTCCACGGCTCTGTTGGCGCCCTGACAAACGagacacacacagtcaaaaacCCAAATTCTGTGGCAGTACTCCAACCATTTTCAAGCTGGTTTTTACTTgtcatgttgtctgaaaatacCAACAAACAATCTGTTAATAGGAGCAACTACAGGATGAACTTATCtacatttaaatgcactttctgcattctctttttccatctccgacaaaaaaatacagaaatctgCATGTACTTTTAAGTGGAGGGCACTTGATTGAATGTTTAGAGGCCTTTCTCAATCTGTGCTCTTGTCAGCGATTCAGCAAAAAAGATCCAAATGCCCAGAAGTGTTTTTGCTCCTCATGTTTAATGCAGCATGCTCTGGGAGCCCTCCAGTGAACTCGGGGTAGACGACATGCATTTTGCAAAAACCGGCAGCAGTGGCAGGAAACTGTGTCACCAGCTAACGTTTAGAGTCGAGCGACTGAGTTAAAGTTATTTTCTAACTGCTGTGTAATTAATTCCTGTGCTGAAGAATGCTGTTGTTCCAGCTGCAAACTGAAAGCATTCATCCTGCAGCTCTTCTGATATTCAAATTAAGTTCAGCCTGTCAAGTTCAAATTCTCAGGAACAGAAGTTTCTATTTTCACATGATACTTGAAGACAGAGATGTCATTACATGCAAataagaaaacagtttgacagaATGTTCAAGAGTTTCAGCTTAAACGTACTAAATACAAACTGCAACGAAAGCAGCTAACGAAACGTTTTATGGCATGAACAAACACGAAGCGTTATCCCTTCCTGGCTCAAACAGCCCATAATTCCTTTAATAATGGAGTCTGATGTTCTCCGTCACCCCCCCATGGCTTCTATGTAGGTCTCCTCAGGGGCGTAAACTGCCTCAGTTTCTCCTTTCCTGGCCAGTGTTTGCACATGTGAGTTCGTTTTTCCAGttatttaatgcattttgttCATGTGAGATCAGTTTACCTCAACGTTAAGATCATTTCTTTTCccttatttgtgtgtttttcattgtaGTGAGAACAAAAGtatcacctgtctgtctgcatttATGGTTACATTCAAGTTTATTTCCCCTCTGTGTTTAAAAAACAGATCCTTAAATGTTATAAATAACTGATATTAACTGAAATTCACCAAAATCTCCTCTTGTAAGCATCTATCTACCAACAGACGACGAGAGGATATTTGGAGATGATAAAGAACAATTATTTGTGTCCTAACTTACAAATTTGAGCATGTTCCAGTCGAAGACATAGTCGTAGGAGAAGCCCTGTCTGTGAAAGAGGTTCCTGAAGAGCTGGCGAAGATACGAGTAGTCGGGCTTATCGTCGAACCGCAGAGAGCGGCAGAAGTTCAGGTAGGTGGCAAACTCCGCTGTGGGGGCAAAGGAGGAGAAAGATCAGAGTCAGAACAGAGCTGGGGATAAATCACTGATGGATGTGGGAGGTCAAACCTACATGGGTAGCCTTTGCAGAGAACCTCGATGGGCGTGGACATCTTCTTTTCGCTGATGCGTTCATATTTCTGCCTCTTGGTGGCAGCTTTGAGGCCCTGCCAGGGCAGAGAACCCAGGTTGAAGTACATGAGGACGTAGCCCAGGGACTCCAAGTCATCCCTCCTGGACTGTTCTGTAAACGCAGAAGAGCAGAGGGTGAGGATCATCGGTCTGCAGGGAGGGGAATGATTCATCTGATCACCTAACAGCGGTCAGCCTTACCGATGCCCAGATGTGTGTTTATGGAGGCGTAGCGGGCGGTGCCGGTCAGGTTCTTGTTCTCGCGGTAGGGGATGTGCTGGTGTGTGCGAGCGTCGCGGTATTTCTTGGCCAGGCCGAAGTCGATGATGTAGACCAGGTTGCCTTTCTTGCCCAGCCCCATCAGGAAGTTGTCCGGCTTCACGTCTCTGTGGATGAAGTTCTTGGAGTGGATGTATTCAATGCGGCTGATCTGGAAGGAAGACCGAGAGACGAACGTTAATGAGGGAATACGGTGGGTTGGATGCAGCTGTTCCAGAAAGTACTGTGGTGTGAGACATCCGATGAGTGAGGAGGCAGAAAGATGGAGCTTTCCAAgtttgttttggtgattttagaTGATGAATCCAGCGTTTTTATAGAGAAGGAACAGCAATGTTGAAGGGGATTCTAGCAACGTTTAGAGCAAATGTTTGAACATGTGAAGAGTTctgcttatttgctttcttgttgaAACTAACATGAGTAAAATGCAAAGCTTCAGCAAGAAACCATGTGTGCCCCATTTCCACAAACTAATACTTTACGTCCCACCAATCATGCAACACATAGCAAAGCCATGAAAACTGAATGCAGCGGTTTTTAGCTAATGCGGCCACGTTTACGGAATTCACACTGCATCCTCTCTGGCTCTCACCATCTGGTCGGCCAGCAGAAGGACCGTCTTGAGGCTGAACTTTCGAGAGCAGAAGTTGAAGAGATCCTCCAGACTGGGCCCCAGCAGCTCCATCACCATCACGTTGTAGTCGCCCTCGGCCCCACACCACTTTATCGTCGGGATGCCCACTGCAACACATCAGAGGAGTTACGTTTTAGACATTTATTTGGAAGGTTTTGACAGCTTGTGAAAGAAAAGGCCTCACAATTGATATGTTATTGGGGCTATTATCCAAAAAAGTTATAATTCAGTGCTTGACAGAGGGAATTGTGACCATCTGAGTGTATTCATGCTGAATTCAGGATGTTTTGTGTTGTAGAAATAGACTGAGCATTGGGAGGGCCTGTTTTATATCAGCTTATCCTTATCTAAAATATACTAAGTGTGCAGCTGCTGTCTCTGTTAAACCATGCAGATGCTGAGACAGTCTGAACACGCTGTGCCTTCGTATGAACTGGGTTACAGTCAGCTTTCTCCAGTAAGCTGATTTGGTAACCGTCATGTGAATGAGAAACCTGGTTACTGTAATCGGGGAAGGGGATTAGAGAAACCCCATCTCTGGTTAGAAtttcatcctgttttttttttcttgcatgggGAAGGAGAGATTCTTGGATAATGTGTGCATATATCTGGAGAACCCCAGGCTGGTGGAGATACGACTGATTAATAATCCagtaaaaatgtggacaacatttctttgtttatttgccATGATTAGAATGCAGATCAATGCGGCCGCTGCGCTATTTGCGGTGAAATCATTTCTAAAGATCAGCAGGTTTCATTGTATTTTACGGCAGAGCGTGGACATGTGGAAATGACGTCAGCTCTCCTGTCTGCAGACGCACTTGAGAAATGTCAGTTCCCTTTTCAGTGGATTAGCATCTGCAGGGTCAGATTTACACATGCACTCAGATTATTGAGCAACCAGGAGGTTCAGCGGTGCATGCAGACGTGTTTTCTGGTTCTTTTTTTAGCTACAATTCTACTAATTAACACAGTCAACATAAAACATCCATACTTAACataagaaagaaagcaaaaataacatttatctAAATTATATTCTCCATCATAGCTGCCTGAATGGTAAAAATCATCTGAATAGTAGGGCTGGTTTCTGgccagagtcggcagcaacccggccatttgggtggtggtaacaaacacgaatggaggagccgaacacgacgggatgagccgatatgagctgaaggtgaagggaagagaccagctctgaatattttcgtctgggggggaggaaggagtgatcacatagacatatgtgtatatgtttatgtgatcacacaacgggatgagccgatatgagtcgatggcggagggaagacagtaatgcCGCATATTCCTTCCGCCTGGGGGGCtcccgccgtagcgaacgaatatttggatattcaggTCCAACCCTACTGAATAAAGCGCTGCTACTATAGATTACAAATGTACACTCAGTCCACGGCCCCATACTCGGAGGCCAGCTGGTTTACTAGTAGCTGGTAACTGGCCGACGCTGCCGACGCGAAGGGGCCATCTGGCATTTCCTTGTACAGGCAGACAgcaacaaaatgctgctgctcagCACCTagcactgcacacacacacacacacacacactctgcatcAGCTATTTATATACATACAAATACATCCCACAGTCTGGGTCAGCTACCATGCCCCAATAAATCCTGCCATGctgaaacaaaaatacaaatgcatgtgtgtgctgaCAGAGGCAAACTGTCTCCTCTATATGAACGATTCAATTAGACTGCCAGCTAGAAAAGCTAATAAGGACAGAGTGAACCTGTAAGCCACCAAAGGACGACTAATTTAAACTTGTGAAGCATGCCAGAGCGGTTGAGCAGCCACCTGTGCAGGACGAGCTACAGAAATGCAACCACGAACCAGATCACAGAAGACAGTTGTCAGTTTTCTTCAACATGTTGCAGACACTACTGAGCCGGCAGAACATTTAAAGATACATTCCCGGATTCTTTTAGTGGCCAGCGGCACAGCTAACCTCCACACACAGACTTAAAATGACAAGTTCTCTCCTGCCTCTCTCATCCTTGTAGCTCGTGGACATGTTGGAGCTTCTCAAGCTATTTGGTATCCTGATAACAGGACCAGAGTTTTTTTAATGCCACGCTTGTTATGTAACTGTATGAAGAACAATGTCAGCTATTTAATGCTAAAATAAAGTACAACTAGACTGCTACTCGACCGCCCTACAGGATGAAGCTCCGTCAAGTGTCACCGGCAGATAAAAATTCAATCATTCAGTCAAAAATCTTCATGGTATAAAACTTTGGACATTCATAAATACTTGTTGAagacagtggaacagaaaaaatacacacaataaagcaaaaacatgaaGCATCCTGCAGAGTTAACAACATAAGATCTGTTGGAAGCCGTGACGCACGTTTGCAATTAAGCATTTACCCCGAACGCCACTTCCTCGTTTTGTTTTGTCGCATTACATAACAAAACAACTCCCAACAATTACTATCACAAGCAAATTTATGTTTACACACTCCACCTCTGGAGAACGGGTTCACCCAGAATGTTCTGGCGGTGCACCAGCAGATGTTTACCAGCTGCAGCGTGCTAGCAGGGTTAGCTTttcagaacacctttaaaccTGCTTCCTGTAGCCGGAATCtgtcaataaagtttattcagTTAAGACAGCCGTGTCTCTAATGCTGACAGAAAGACAGCTGCTCTGCGCAGTTTGGAATCACTTgatatttggttatttttgtggtgcttttgtggtattttgctTATTAatgatgcaacagaaatgagggtgtccaacatgtggtccacgggccaaaagtggtcctccagagggtccaatccggccctcaaagtggaaaaattccagagaagacattaactgcagattgtaaattagtaaaactgtaaatttaaaataatttgtagaccatgacaagttgtttggatcttaaagcaaaatattagattgttcttttgtcattttgtgtctcgtttttgaaatattttttcttgtttttgttgtctttgtctcgtgtttttgtcattttgtatttccttttttgctcgcttgtgttttttgtcatcttgtgctTAACTTCATgcgttgttttgtgcatcgtttttgttgttttttgtctcatttatgtaattttgtcactcgtttttgtgttatttttcttgtttttgttcttttttgcctcaggtttttgtcatttggcaTTTCCTTTTTagcttgcttgtgttttttgtcttcattttgtgcttaactttatgtgttgttttgtgttattttgtctcatttatattatttgtctgtttttttgtttcttgtcatttctttgtctcatttatgtaattttttgtctcggtTTTGTAGGTTACCCATTTTTTTACCCgtttttgtc
This genomic interval from Acanthochromis polyacanthus isolate Apoly-LR-REF ecotype Palm Island chromosome 2, KAUST_Apoly_ChrSc, whole genome shotgun sequence contains the following:
- the csnk1da gene encoding casein kinase I, which codes for MELRVGNRYRLGRKIGSGSFGDIYLGTDISVGEEVAIKLECVKTKHPQLHIESKIYKMMQGGVGIPTIKWCGAEGDYNVMVMELLGPSLEDLFNFCSRKFSLKTVLLLADQMISRIEYIHSKNFIHRDVKPDNFLMGLGKKGNLVYIIDFGLAKKYRDARTHQHIPYRENKNLTGTARYASINTHLGIEQSRRDDLESLGYVLMYFNLGSLPWQGLKAATKRQKYERISEKKMSTPIEVLCKGYPSEFATYLNFCRSLRFDDKPDYSYLRQLFRNLFHRQGFSYDYVFDWNMLKFGANRAVEDAERERREREERLRHGRNPGARGMASASGRARAPQDVAAPSPLNPASHTGMEKERKVSMRLHRGAPVNISSSDLTGRQDTSRMSTSQALSRVTPSGLQSAAPR